A window from Peromyscus leucopus breed LL Stock chromosome 8a, UCI_PerLeu_2.1, whole genome shotgun sequence encodes these proteins:
- the Ltv1 gene encoding protein LTV1 homolog, with protein MPHRKKKPFIEKKKAVSFHLVHRSQRDPLAADETAPQRVLLPTQKVNDEERRAEQRKYGVFFDDDYDYLQHLKEPSGPAELIPSTAFSTYNSDEREETSLCSSTGIKLPSSVFASEFEEDVGLLNKAAPVSGPRLDFDPDIVAALDDDFDFDDPDNLLEDDFILQANQPTGEEGMDLPESAGEDDNEWEDVDSEEGSGDDCSSAGPLSEAGDRSVPASPQEAIKKHLFWEEETKSRFTEYSMTSSVMRRNEQLTLHDERFEKFYEQYDDVEIGALDNAELEGSIQVDSSRLQEVLNDYYKEKAENCVKLNTLEPFEDQDLPTNELDESEEEEIVSVVLQEAKEKWDCESICSTYSNLYNHPQLIRYEPKPKQIHLSSKTGIPLNVLPKKGLTAKQVERMQMINSSDLPKVSTQPRPHNESKEDRRARKQAIREERKERRVEKKANKLAFKLEKRRQEKELLNLKKNIEGLKL; from the exons cctcacagaaagaaaaagcccTTTATAGAGAAGAAGAAAGCTGTGTCTTTCCACTTGGTCCACCGGAGCCAACGAGATCCTTTAGCAGCAGATGAAACTGCACCCCAGAGGGTACTGTTGCCCACCCAGAAG GTAAATGATGAAGAAAGACGAGCAGAACAGAGGAAGTATGGGGTGTTCTTCGATGATGACTATGACTACCTGCAACACCTGAAGGAGCCATCGGGGCCCGCAGAGCTTATCCCCAGCACCGCCTTCAGCACCTACAACagtgatgagagagaagaaaccTCGTTGTGTTCA agcaCTGGAATTAAGTTACCTTCATCAGTGTTTGCATCAGAGTTTGAGGAAGATGTTGGATTGTTAAACAAAGCAGCTCCAGTTTCAG GACCTCGACTGGATTTTGATCCTGATATTGTTGCTGCTCTTGATGATGATTTTGACTTTGACGATCCAGATAACCTCCTTGAAGATGACTTTATTCTTCAGGCTAATCAGCCAACAGGAGAAGAGGGAATGGATTTGCC GGAATCTGCGGGTGAAGATGACAATGAATGGGAAGATGTGGACAGTGAGGAAGGCAGCGGTGATGACTGTAGCTCAGCAGGCCCACTGTCAGAAGCAGGGGACAGATCTGTCCCTGCGTCACCTCAGGAAGCCATCAAAAAACACctattttgggaagaggaaactaaaAGCCGTTTCACAGAGTATTCTATGACCTCCTCAGTCATGAGGAGAAATGAGCAGCTGACGCTACATGATGAGAGGTTCGAGAAG TTTTATGAACAATATGATGATGTTGAAATTGGAGCTCTGGATAACGCAGAACTGGAAGGTTCCATTCAAGTAGACAGCAGTCGGTTGCAGGAAGTTTTGAATGACTACTAtaaggagaaggcagagaa TTGTGTAAAATTGAATACTCTTGAGCCTTTTGAGGATCAAGATCTGCCAACAAACGAGCTTGATGAATCTGAAGAGGAAGAGATTGTTTCTGTAGTTCTTCAGGAAGCCAAAGAGAAGTGGGATTGCGAATCCATTTGTA GTACATACTCCAATTTGTACAACCATCCACAGCTTATCAGATATGAACCAAAG CCCAAACAAATCCACCTATCTTCTAAAACGGGAATACCTCTCAATGTCTTACCTAAGAAAGGACTCACAGCAAAGCAGGTTGAACGCATGCAGATGATCAATAGCAGTGATCTACCCAAAGTGTCAACCCAGCCACGTCCCCACAACGAAAGCAAAGAGGATAGAAGAGCCAGAAAGCAAGCCATAAGAGAGGAGCGGAAG GAACGAAGAGTTGAAAAGAAAGCTAACAAACTAGCATTCAAACTGGAGAAAAGAAGGCAAGAAAAGGAGCTGCTGAACTTGAAGAAAAACATTGAGGGTCTAAAGCTGTAG